One Cucurbita pepo subsp. pepo cultivar mu-cu-16 chromosome LG20, ASM280686v2, whole genome shotgun sequence genomic window carries:
- the LOC111782601 gene encoding transcription termination factor MTEF1, chloroplastic-like yields MPAAAFPSSFCFSSHELSASPSNSQQPNTFLAAKPKSLFHKHPLYTPLHSTLSSQIKEKILCLEIMGVDAGKALSQNPSLHSVTLESIHSVISFLQSKGIHQKDFAKIFGMCPKILTSDVKADLIPVFSFLSEDLKIPDQNFRRVINKCPRLLASSAKDQLKPALFYLQRLGFKDLEALAYQDSALLVSSVEKTLIPKLKYLQSLGFSRSETVGMVLRCPALLTFSIENNLKPKFEYFSGEMQRKVEELKDFPQYFGFSLEKRIKPRYVETVQSGKNVALPLMLKATDDEFKELLREEGG; encoded by the coding sequence ATGCCTGCAGCtgcttttccttcttctttctgcTTCTCCTCTCATGAACTCTCTGCTTCTCCCTCAAATTCCCAGCAACcgaacactttcttggccgcCAAACCCAAAAGCCTCTTCCACAAGCATCCTCTCTACACGCCGCTTCATTCCACTCTGTCTTCccaaatcaaagagaaaatcCTCTGCCTTGAAATCATGGGTGTGGATGCTGGAAAGGCTCTTTCCCAGAATCCTTCTCTCCACTCTGTAACTCTTGAATCCATTCATTCTGTGATATCCTTTCTCCAATCCAAAGGAATTCACCAAAAGGACTTCGCCAAGATCTTTGGAATGTGTCCCAAAATCCTCACGTCTGATGTTAAAGCTGACTTAATCCCAGTTTTCAGTTTCCTGTCAGAAGACCTTAAAATCCCAGATCAGAATTTCAGAAGGGTCATTAACAAGTGCCCTAGATTGCTTGCTTCAAGTGCCAAAGACCAGCTGAAACCAGCTTTGTTTTACCTACAAAGACTTGGGTTTAAGGATTTGGAGGCCTTGGCTTACCAGGACTCTGCTTTGCTGGTTTCAAGTGTGGAGAAGACCTTGATTCCCAAACTCAAGTATTTGCAGAGTTTGGGATTCTCGAGGAGTGAAACTGTGGGGATGGTTTTAAGGTGTCCGGCTCTGCTCACTTTCAGTATTGAAAATAACTTAAAGCCTAAGTTTGAGTATTTCTCTGGGGAGATGCAGAGGAAAGTGGAGGAGCTCAAGGACTTCCCTCAGTATTTTGGGTTCAGCTTGGAGAAGAGGATAAAGCCAAGGTATGTGGAGACAGTGCAGAGTGGAAAGAACGTGGCTTTGCCTCTTATGCTTAAGGCCACTGATGATGAGTTTAAAGAGTTGTTAAGAGAAGAGGGTGGttga